A genomic window from Pseudomonadales bacterium includes:
- a CDS encoding acyl-CoA dehydrogenase family protein gives MNFGFTEEQNLLREQVARFMQAACPTTRVRQIMAREDGFDADLWAQAAKLGWLGLITPETQGGIGLKWIDLTVVLEETARGLCPLPITSQALASAAILRCGSTQQQSQWLPMMAAGTAICTLGLYDEANWIAPEAVTLTGTRTANGVRVTGSKPFVCDAMAASHYLLAIRVADELKLAALSRDQVQVTAQPTMDRTKPMGRISLDGVEISDDHLLSLSTADLAWLTDLGAVAVTAEMIGAAEAALKMTSDYARERIQFGKPIGQYQGVKHRLADCFVDVESFKSLLYYAAWCADDAPEQLPRAISLAKGYASDAFVRIGIDGVGLHGAIGFTAEYDVQLYLKRSKWARPMYGDSDHHLDRAAALGGL, from the coding sequence GTGAATTTCGGCTTCACCGAGGAGCAGAACCTGCTCCGGGAGCAGGTCGCCCGCTTCATGCAGGCCGCCTGCCCCACCACCCGGGTCAGGCAGATCATGGCCCGGGAGGACGGTTTCGACGCCGACCTCTGGGCCCAGGCGGCCAAACTCGGCTGGCTGGGACTGATCACACCTGAAACCCAGGGTGGGATCGGTCTGAAATGGATCGATCTCACCGTGGTGCTCGAAGAGACCGCCCGGGGTCTCTGCCCCCTGCCCATCACCTCCCAGGCACTGGCCAGTGCCGCCATCCTGCGCTGCGGCAGCACACAACAGCAGTCTCAGTGGTTGCCGATGATGGCGGCGGGCACTGCCATCTGCACCCTCGGCCTCTACGACGAAGCCAACTGGATCGCCCCGGAAGCCGTGACCTTAACTGGCACCCGTACCGCCAATGGTGTGCGGGTGACAGGCAGCAAACCCTTTGTCTGCGACGCCATGGCGGCCAGTCATTACCTGCTGGCGATCCGGGTTGCAGACGAACTCAAGCTGGCTGCGCTGTCCCGGGATCAGGTCCAGGTGACCGCTCAACCCACCATGGATCGCACCAAGCCCATGGGCAGGATCAGTCTCGACGGCGTCGAGATCAGCGACGACCACCTGTTGTCCCTGTCCACGGCGGATCTCGCCTGGCTCACGGATCTGGGTGCAGTGGCGGTTACCGCAGAGATGATTGGTGCTGCGGAAGCCGCACTGAAAATGACTTCGGATTACGCCCGGGAACGCATTCAGTTCGGCAAACCCATCGGCCAGTACCAGGGTGTGAAACACCGCCTCGCCGACTGCTTCGTGGACGTGGAGTCCTTCAAGTCGCTGCTCTACTACGCGGCCTGGTGTGCGGACGATGCGCCGGAGCAACTGCCCCGGGCGATTTCACTGGCAAAGGGTTATGCGTCGGACGCCTTCGTGCGCATCGGCATCGACGGCGTGGGACTGCACGGCGCCATCGGCTTCACCGCCGAATACGACGTCCAGCTCTACCTGAAGCGCTCCAAGTGGGCACGCCCCATGTACGGCGACAGCGACCACCACCTCGACCGCGCCGCTGCGCTGGGAGGTCTTTAG
- the nadA gene encoding quinolinate synthase NadA yields the protein MNKPINLRDYSLPAKQVPVHEPAFLSADEKVDLRQRIKAGLKARNAVLIAHYYVDGDVQDLAEATGGCVSDSLEMARFGRDHKAETLVVAGVRFMGETAKILSPHKRVVMPTLEAECSLDLGCPPDEFEAFCKEHPDRTVVVYANTSAKVKALSDWVVTSSVALPIVEHLDAKGEKILWAPDKHLGHYIQVSTGADMLLWSGACVVHEEFKAQALFDLKAIYPDAGVLVHPESPAAVIDIADAVGSTSQILKSASELPHKTFIVATDRGLFHKLRQRNPGKRFIEAPTAGDGATCRSCAHCPWMAMNELSQLARVLEADTLWRDNEVKVDPDIGARAMVPLNRMLDFKR from the coding sequence ATGAACAAACCGATCAATCTGCGCGACTACAGTCTGCCGGCGAAGCAGGTTCCCGTCCATGAACCCGCTTTTCTCAGCGCAGATGAGAAAGTCGATCTCAGACAGCGCATCAAGGCGGGCCTGAAAGCGCGTAATGCAGTGCTGATCGCCCACTATTATGTGGATGGGGATGTTCAGGATCTGGCTGAGGCGACCGGCGGATGTGTCTCAGACTCCCTCGAGATGGCCCGCTTCGGCAGGGATCACAAGGCAGAGACCCTGGTGGTGGCCGGGGTGCGCTTCATGGGAGAGACCGCGAAAATTCTTTCACCACACAAACGGGTAGTGATGCCCACCCTGGAAGCGGAATGTTCCCTGGATCTGGGTTGCCCGCCGGACGAATTCGAAGCCTTCTGCAAAGAGCATCCGGATCGCACTGTGGTGGTTTATGCGAACACGTCTGCGAAAGTGAAGGCCCTGTCTGACTGGGTAGTGACGAGCAGTGTCGCCCTGCCCATCGTCGAGCATCTGGATGCGAAGGGTGAAAAAATCCTCTGGGCACCGGACAAGCATCTCGGTCATTACATTCAGGTGAGTACCGGCGCGGACATGCTGCTGTGGAGTGGTGCCTGTGTGGTTCACGAGGAGTTCAAGGCCCAGGCGCTGTTCGACCTGAAAGCGATCTACCCGGACGCGGGGGTACTGGTGCATCCCGAGTCGCCGGCCGCTGTGATCGATATCGCCGATGCGGTGGGTTCCACGAGCCAGATCCTCAAGTCTGCCTCTGAACTGCCGCACAAGACCTTCATCGTGGCCACGGACCGGGGACTGTTCCACAAGCTGCGGCAGCGCAACCCGGGCAAGCGGTTCATTGAAGCCCCGACCGCGGGGGATGGTGCAACCTGCCGCAGCTGTGCGCACTGTCCCTGGATGGCGATGAACGAGCTCAGCCAGCTTGCGCGAGTGCTCGAAGCAGATACGCTGTGGCGCGACAATGAAGTTAAAGTAGATCCGGACATCGGAGCGCGCGCCATGGTGCCGCTGAACCGGATGCTCGACTTCAAGCGTTAG
- a CDS encoding AI-2E family transporter, which yields MRFLEIIGGWINRHFSNEDAIYLIVFLVIGFTILVVLGEVLAPVLTGLVLAFVLQGLVKRLRAMQVPEPIAVGLSYIAFLGAMLAGLLFVLPLVWQQLVALRAAVPNIVTRLQEMLRELPEVAPGFVTAEQVNQWLDLATHEIGSVSGSLLNTLVNQVPSVIALLIYLVLVPISVFFFLKDRRQLMDWFLSLLPAERPLLNQVGGEMNRQLANYVRGKFIEILIVGAVTFVTFRLLGLNYAALLGLIVGLSVLIPFVGAAVVTIPVALVAVFQFGWTWEMGTVMIAYGIIQALDGNVLVPLLFSEAVDLHPITIITAVLAFGGLWGVWGVFFAIPLATLVKAIYNAWPRHDMVAEGGDLRTETDGQSAAAP from the coding sequence ATGCGTTTTCTGGAAATCATCGGTGGCTGGATCAATCGGCATTTCTCAAATGAGGATGCCATCTATCTCATCGTCTTCCTGGTCATCGGTTTTACGATACTGGTGGTGCTTGGCGAAGTACTGGCGCCGGTGCTCACGGGTCTGGTGCTGGCATTCGTGCTCCAGGGCCTCGTCAAACGATTAAGAGCGATGCAAGTTCCGGAACCCATCGCGGTCGGACTGAGCTATATCGCCTTTCTCGGCGCCATGCTGGCCGGACTGCTGTTTGTGTTGCCCCTTGTCTGGCAGCAGCTGGTCGCGCTGCGCGCGGCAGTGCCGAACATCGTCACGCGACTTCAGGAAATGCTGCGCGAACTCCCGGAGGTGGCGCCGGGATTCGTGACCGCCGAACAGGTGAACCAGTGGCTCGACCTGGCAACTCATGAGATCGGCAGTGTCAGCGGCTCGCTGCTGAACACACTGGTGAATCAGGTGCCTTCGGTGATCGCGCTGCTGATCTATCTGGTGCTGGTGCCGATATCGGTGTTCTTCTTTCTGAAGGATCGGCGGCAGCTGATGGACTGGTTTCTGTCGCTGCTCCCGGCTGAGCGGCCCCTGCTCAACCAGGTAGGTGGCGAGATGAACAGGCAACTGGCCAACTATGTGCGCGGCAAGTTCATCGAGATTCTGATTGTGGGTGCCGTCACCTTTGTGACTTTCCGCCTGCTGGGCCTCAACTATGCCGCACTGCTGGGACTGATTGTCGGGCTCTCGGTGCTCATTCCCTTCGTCGGTGCTGCGGTGGTGACGATCCCCGTAGCGCTGGTTGCGGTCTTTCAGTTCGGCTGGACCTGGGAAATGGGCACCGTGATGATCGCCTACGGCATCATTCAGGCCCTGGACGGCAACGTGCTGGTACCACTGCTGTTTTCTGAGGCGGTGGATCTGCATCCGATCACGATCATCACAGCCGTGCTGGCTTTTGGCGGTCTGTGGGGTGTGTGGGGGGTATTCTTCGCCATTCCGCTCGCCACGCTGGTCAAAGCCATCTATAACGCCTGGCCCCGGCACGATATGGTGGCAGAAGGCGGTGATTTACGGACGGAAACTGACGGTCAATCCGCGGCTGCGCCTTGA
- a CDS encoding SDR family oxidoreductase, translating to MGMLDGKVALVTGAGGGLGRAHALLLAKEGAAVVVNDLGGSRDGTGASSSMADGVVDEIKAAGGKAVAHYGSVTEKKDAQGMVEMAIKTFGKLDILIANAGILRDKSFKNMDDDMWDIVINVHLRGTYLTTKAAFDHMLERGEGGRIIMTSSTSGLLGNFGQTNYGAAKAGIAGFARCLWLEGLKYGINVNVLAPTAMSRMTEDILPEGMQQAFPPENVSPAIVWLCSDEAKEVTGRQWLVAGNTVNLLSWQITPIASKDLSEGTWDVAEIGQKILASKESWPPINPMRG from the coding sequence ATGGGAATGCTCGATGGAAAAGTCGCACTGGTAACCGGTGCTGGCGGCGGTCTGGGGCGGGCACACGCCCTCCTGCTGGCCAAGGAAGGGGCCGCAGTGGTGGTCAACGATCTCGGTGGTTCACGGGACGGTACCGGCGCCAGCAGTTCGATGGCCGATGGAGTGGTCGACGAAATCAAAGCCGCCGGTGGCAAGGCGGTCGCCCACTACGGCAGCGTGACCGAGAAGAAAGACGCCCAGGGCATGGTGGAGATGGCCATCAAGACCTTCGGCAAACTCGACATCCTTATCGCCAACGCCGGCATCCTGCGCGATAAGTCGTTCAAGAACATGGACGACGACATGTGGGACATCGTGATCAACGTGCACCTGCGTGGCACCTACCTCACCACTAAGGCGGCCTTCGATCACATGCTCGAGCGGGGCGAAGGTGGTCGCATCATCATGACCAGCTCCACATCGGGTCTGCTCGGCAACTTCGGCCAGACCAACTACGGTGCAGCCAAGGCCGGTATCGCCGGTTTCGCCCGCTGTCTGTGGCTGGAAGGGCTGAAGTACGGCATCAATGTCAACGTGCTGGCACCCACTGCCATGTCGCGTATGACCGAGGACATACTGCCGGAAGGCATGCAGCAGGCGTTCCCACCGGAGAACGTTTCCCCCGCCATCGTCTGGCTGTGCTCGGACGAAGCGAAGGAAGTCACCGGCCGCCAGTGGCTCGTCGCGGGTAACACAGTGAACCTGCTGTCCTGGCAGATCACGCCCATCGCCAGCAAGGATCTCTCGGAAGGGACCTGGGATGTCGCGGAGATCGGCCAGAAGATCCTCGCAAGCAAGGAGAGCTGGCCGCCCATCAATCCGATGCGTGGCTGA
- the dapA gene encoding 4-hydroxy-tetrahydrodipicolinate synthase, with protein sequence MLRGSLVALITPMHDDGSIDWAALERLVGWHLAEGTHGIVPVGTTGESATLNVDEHLQVIEKVVELVGGRVPVVAGTGANATAEAIHLTREAQGAGVDACLVVTPYYNKPTQEGLFRHYMAIAEATEVPLVLYNVPPRTACDMSAHTVGRLAVHPRIVAIKEACGRVERVSEIRQAVPEDFVILSGEDAQTLDMMKLGAVGTISVTANVLPALMAKFCEAFLAGNKSEAERLDAVLQPIHEILFVESSPQPTKWALYEMGRAERGIRLPLIELSEKHRPELVRRLRAAGAMA encoded by the coding sequence ATGTTGAGGGGTAGCCTCGTCGCCTTGATCACACCGATGCACGATGACGGCAGCATCGACTGGGCGGCGCTGGAGCGGCTGGTCGGCTGGCATCTCGCGGAAGGCACCCACGGTATCGTGCCGGTGGGAACAACGGGAGAATCCGCGACGCTGAATGTGGACGAGCATCTTCAGGTGATCGAGAAGGTGGTGGAACTCGTCGGAGGACGGGTGCCTGTAGTCGCCGGTACCGGTGCCAATGCCACCGCGGAAGCCATTCACCTCACCCGGGAAGCGCAGGGTGCCGGTGTGGATGCCTGTCTGGTGGTGACACCTTATTACAACAAGCCGACCCAGGAAGGACTCTTCCGGCATTACATGGCCATTGCGGAGGCGACTGAAGTACCACTGGTGCTCTACAACGTGCCGCCCCGCACGGCTTGTGACATGTCTGCACACACGGTCGGCCGGCTCGCGGTTCATCCCCGTATCGTCGCCATCAAGGAAGCCTGCGGCAGAGTCGAGCGGGTGAGCGAAATCCGCCAGGCGGTACCCGAGGACTTCGTGATCCTCTCCGGAGAAGATGCTCAGACACTCGACATGATGAAGCTCGGCGCGGTGGGCACCATCTCGGTGACCGCTAATGTGCTGCCGGCTCTCATGGCGAAATTCTGTGAGGCGTTCCTGGCGGGGAACAAATCGGAAGCCGAGCGGCTCGATGCGGTGCTGCAGCCGATCCACGAAATTCTTTTTGTGGAATCCAGCCCGCAACCCACCAAATGGGCGCTGTACGAAATGGGCAGAGCCGAACGGGGTATCCGTCTGCCGTTGATCGAACTTTCTGAGAAACACCGGCCGGAGCTGGTTCGTCGTCTCCGGGCGGCAGGAGCCATGGCATGA
- a CDS encoding MBL fold metallo-hydrolase, translating into MRFASLGSGSRGNGTLIEMGGERILVDCGFTLKQAEARLARLDLKGADISAVLVTHEHSDHAGGVAALAYKYALPVFASFGTLKASSGGGTPLLGKPINSHSPFEIGAVTVHPVVVPHDAREPTQFVFENAGCRFGVVSDLGHVTSFVTAAYQRLDGLLMEANYDEQMLMRGRYPASVKRRIASELGHLSNPQSVAFLEAVAHDQLEVLVGHISQENNHLDLLEAAFAPLRSRVRQLRFASQDQGADWITVTAIDEPAPERPEPILELN; encoded by the coding sequence ATGCGGTTCGCCTCGCTCGGCAGCGGCAGCCGGGGTAATGGCACCCTCATCGAGATGGGCGGCGAACGGATTCTGGTGGATTGCGGATTCACGCTGAAGCAGGCGGAAGCGCGCCTTGCAAGACTGGATCTCAAGGGTGCGGATATCTCTGCAGTGCTGGTTACCCATGAACACAGTGATCACGCAGGCGGTGTCGCTGCCCTCGCCTACAAGTATGCGCTGCCGGTGTTCGCATCCTTCGGAACGCTCAAGGCATCGAGCGGTGGTGGTACACCGCTGCTCGGTAAACCCATCAACTCCCACAGTCCTTTCGAGATCGGCGCTGTTACCGTCCACCCGGTGGTGGTTCCCCACGATGCGAGGGAGCCGACCCAGTTTGTTTTCGAAAATGCCGGCTGCCGCTTCGGGGTGGTTTCCGATCTGGGCCATGTCACGTCCTTTGTCACCGCTGCGTACCAGCGCCTCGACGGTCTGCTGATGGAAGCCAACTACGATGAGCAGATGCTCATGCGCGGTCGCTATCCCGCATCGGTAAAACGGCGCATCGCCAGTGAACTGGGGCATCTGTCCAATCCGCAGTCGGTCGCCTTCCTCGAGGCGGTTGCTCACGACCAGCTTGAAGTCCTGGTGGGGCATATCAGCCAGGAAAACAACCACCTCGATCTGCTCGAGGCCGCCTTCGCACCACTGCGCAGCCGGGTCAGACAGCTGCGCTTTGCCAGTCAGGATCAGGGCGCGGACTGGATCACCGTTACCGCAATCGACGAACCAGCCCCGGAACGACCGGAACCGATACTTGAACTCAACTGA
- a CDS encoding sulfurtransferase TusA family protein translates to MVDSSADTPLLLDVTGLNCPMPLLKAKKALNSLPPAGLLRVLATDPGSVRDFETFTRQSGHELLESSRDGDTFVYLLRKKG, encoded by the coding sequence ATGGTCGATTCCTCTGCCGATACACCGCTGCTGCTCGATGTCACCGGTCTGAACTGCCCGATGCCGCTGTTGAAGGCCAAAAAAGCGCTCAATTCGCTGCCCCCGGCGGGGCTGCTCAGGGTACTGGCCACGGATCCGGGCTCTGTGCGGGATTTTGAGACTTTCACCCGGCAGAGCGGCCATGAACTGCTCGAATCGAGCCGGGACGGCGATACGTTCGTGTATCTGCTGCGCAAAAAAGGCTGA
- a CDS encoding M48 family metalloprotease, giving the protein MNFQLNNARRRRLPRWNLAWITTLILLCAGPTAASGAPAASNPANDLPVLGDGASRLISPALEKEIGRNFLKQIHAVLPTIRDPILKYYVSNQIANLAQHSELREKVLEVVLIDSPAVNAFAAPGGVVGINLGLMLYAEDVHEYSSVIAHELAHLSQRHFARGVEEQRAQMLPTLASLVAAIMVGMAAGGDAGIAAISASQAAAQSAQLQYSRSRETEADRIGMNTLVNSDMDPQGMARMFDAMNRAYRYTSKPPEFLLTHPLTETRIADAKTQAMKYPQRAYPDAPDYTLARVRAKVHYAASPEAAVKDYRKQVNDDPDSGPAQYGLALALSRAGKHDEALPIADSLFTRNPDRLLFVAAYAELLTAAGRLEQSLSLLERQLLLNPDNPPLAMLYADALTKHQEYDIAETVLERQSLLRPNDVDVWYDLAEVSGQAGDIVGVHRARAEYFALHGDYHRAIQHLEYARRLTGSSNTQLNARLDQRINDLRTELRIAQS; this is encoded by the coding sequence ATGAATTTCCAGCTGAATAACGCCCGCCGCCGGCGCCTTCCGCGCTGGAATCTCGCCTGGATCACCACGCTTATCCTGCTGTGCGCGGGCCCCACGGCGGCCTCCGGCGCACCCGCCGCCTCGAATCCGGCCAACGATCTGCCAGTACTGGGCGACGGCGCGTCGCGGCTGATCTCGCCCGCCCTGGAAAAGGAAATCGGTCGCAATTTCCTGAAACAGATTCACGCGGTGCTGCCCACCATCCGCGATCCGATTCTCAAGTACTACGTCAGCAACCAGATCGCCAACCTCGCCCAGCATTCCGAGCTGCGGGAAAAAGTCCTCGAAGTGGTGCTCATAGACTCCCCGGCGGTGAATGCTTTCGCCGCACCCGGGGGCGTGGTCGGCATCAATCTCGGTCTGATGCTGTACGCCGAGGATGTCCACGAATACTCCTCCGTGATCGCACACGAGCTGGCTCACCTCAGCCAGCGGCACTTCGCCCGGGGTGTGGAAGAACAGCGGGCCCAGATGCTGCCCACCCTGGCGTCTCTGGTCGCAGCCATCATGGTCGGTATGGCGGCTGGCGGAGACGCCGGTATCGCTGCGATTTCCGCCTCCCAGGCGGCCGCCCAGTCCGCGCAACTGCAGTACAGCCGCTCCCGGGAGACTGAAGCTGATCGGATCGGCATGAATACCCTGGTCAATTCAGACATGGATCCCCAGGGCATGGCCCGGATGTTCGATGCCATGAACCGCGCCTACCGCTACACGAGCAAGCCGCCCGAGTTTCTGCTCACCCACCCGCTCACGGAAACCCGCATCGCCGATGCGAAAACCCAGGCCATGAAGTATCCCCAGCGCGCCTACCCGGATGCGCCTGACTACACCCTCGCCCGGGTACGCGCCAAGGTGCACTACGCGGCAAGCCCGGAGGCCGCGGTGAAGGACTACCGCAAACAGGTCAACGACGATCCGGATTCCGGCCCCGCCCAGTACGGCCTGGCCCTGGCGCTGAGCCGCGCGGGCAAGCACGATGAGGCCCTCCCCATTGCCGATTCCCTGTTTACCCGCAATCCGGATCGGCTGCTGTTCGTCGCCGCCTATGCCGAACTGCTCACCGCTGCAGGGCGCCTGGAGCAGTCCCTGTCTCTGCTCGAGCGTCAGCTCCTGTTGAACCCGGATAATCCGCCCCTGGCGATGCTCTACGCCGACGCGCTGACCAAGCACCAGGAATACGACATCGCCGAGACGGTGCTGGAGCGCCAGAGCCTGCTGCGGCCGAACGATGTCGATGTCTGGTATGACCTGGCCGAAGTATCCGGACAGGCCGGAGACATTGTGGGCGTGCATCGGGCACGCGCCGAGTACTTCGCGCTCCACGGCGACTACCACCGGGCCATCCAGCATCTGGAATACGCGCGGCGTCTCACAGGAAGCAGCAATACCCAGCTCAACGCCAGGCTGGATCAGCGCATCAACGATCTGCGCACCGAGCTGCGTATCGCCCAGTCCTGA
- a CDS encoding TonB-dependent receptor — protein MFRIMGFLAVYCAAVALQPALAAAEKADTTSEIETVVVTAHPLSAEGLALASESLSGEELSRRLAGSIGETVGYEPGVHAAGFGQAASRPVIHGLSGPRVRTMEDRIDSLDVSVTSADHATSVEPFLADGIEILKGPSTLLYGSGAIGGVVDAHTGRIPHAQAETPISGRLEARVADNADRKTLVGRLDGGSGGLAWHVDGFRRDADDYEIPGYAESRRLREQEAAEAAAASESANESVRDELPGSDLEVQGGALGLSLVGERGFIGAAVSRYDADYGLPGGHAHVEEGGAGEEGNPSLDLNQTRIDFEAGLDDPFEGFESVNVRVASNDYRHREIEPDGAVATVFDNDAIEARVEFTHLPLAGWRGTFGVQYTDRDFSALGEEAFIAPVDTRSLGAFWVVEQSFAAFDIESGLRFGGVSVDSSNGASEDFSESAASLGLIWPFANAWSLGLLMDYSVRAPVAEELYSDGPHLTTNAFEIGDPELDEEKALSFSANLRYATEDWFFSSTLYYIDFSDYVYEAPTGAEIEALPVFVYRQTDAEYLGLDVEIRRTVASWEGGSLELGAQFDTVSASLDVSGNDDVARLPPTRYGVSASARWGIVRASVDYLWVEAQQDVADFELPSDSYEDLRAYLGADLSAGGVAFTVFLQGRNLTDDEQRQHSSFIKDSAPQPGRTLEAGIRASF, from the coding sequence ATGTTTCGTATTATGGGATTCCTGGCCGTCTACTGTGCGGCGGTGGCACTGCAACCGGCGCTGGCTGCCGCGGAAAAAGCCGACACAACGTCTGAGATTGAGACTGTTGTGGTCACCGCCCACCCCCTGTCTGCGGAGGGGCTGGCGCTGGCGAGCGAAAGCCTTTCCGGGGAGGAACTGTCGAGACGCCTGGCGGGCAGCATCGGTGAAACGGTCGGCTATGAACCGGGTGTGCATGCTGCCGGTTTCGGCCAGGCGGCCAGTCGCCCGGTGATCCACGGGCTGTCCGGTCCCCGGGTGCGCACCATGGAGGATCGCATCGACTCGCTCGATGTCTCTGTCACCAGCGCTGATCATGCCACCAGCGTCGAGCCCTTCCTGGCCGACGGCATCGAAATCCTCAAAGGTCCGAGCACGCTGCTCTATGGCTCTGGTGCCATCGGTGGTGTGGTGGATGCCCACACCGGTCGCATTCCCCACGCGCAGGCCGAAACCCCGATCTCGGGTCGCCTGGAAGCCCGGGTGGCGGACAATGCCGATCGTAAGACGCTGGTCGGTCGTCTTGACGGCGGCAGCGGCGGCCTGGCCTGGCACGTCGATGGTTTCAGGCGGGATGCGGACGATTATGAGATCCCCGGTTACGCCGAGTCCCGGAGGCTGAGGGAGCAGGAAGCAGCAGAGGCTGCAGCGGCCAGCGAGTCGGCCAACGAGTCGGTGCGCGATGAGTTGCCGGGCAGCGATCTGGAGGTGCAGGGCGGTGCTCTGGGTCTGAGCCTTGTTGGTGAACGGGGCTTCATCGGGGCGGCGGTGAGCAGATACGACGCTGACTATGGACTGCCCGGCGGGCATGCGCATGTCGAGGAAGGCGGCGCAGGCGAAGAGGGTAATCCGAGTCTCGATCTCAACCAGACCCGCATCGACTTCGAAGCGGGGCTCGACGATCCCTTCGAGGGATTCGAGAGTGTGAACGTGCGGGTCGCCAGCAACGATTACCGGCACCGTGAGATCGAGCCTGATGGTGCGGTGGCGACTGTATTCGACAATGACGCCATTGAAGCCCGGGTCGAGTTCACCCATCTGCCACTGGCGGGGTGGCGGGGCACCTTCGGCGTGCAGTACACAGACCGGGATTTTTCTGCGCTCGGGGAAGAGGCTTTCATCGCCCCCGTCGATACCCGGTCCCTGGGCGCTTTCTGGGTAGTCGAGCAGAGCTTCGCGGCGTTCGATATCGAATCCGGATTGCGCTTTGGTGGTGTCAGCGTGGATTCCAGCAACGGTGCCAGTGAAGACTTCTCTGAATCCGCAGCGTCCCTGGGCCTCATCTGGCCCTTCGCGAACGCCTGGTCGCTGGGCCTGCTGATGGACTACTCGGTGCGGGCGCCGGTGGCGGAAGAGCTCTATTCAGACGGCCCGCATCTGACCACTAATGCCTTCGAGATCGGCGATCCTGAGCTCGATGAAGAGAAGGCGCTGAGTTTCTCGGCGAATCTGCGCTATGCGACAGAGGACTGGTTTTTCAGCAGCACGCTCTACTACATCGATTTTTCCGACTACGTCTACGAAGCACCCACCGGGGCCGAAATCGAAGCATTGCCGGTGTTCGTCTACCGGCAGACAGACGCGGAATATCTGGGCCTGGATGTGGAGATCCGGCGCACGGTTGCGAGCTGGGAGGGCGGCTCGCTCGAACTCGGCGCACAGTTCGATACGGTGTCGGCGTCGCTCGATGTCTCCGGCAACGATGACGTGGCTCGACTGCCTCCGACCCGTTATGGCGTGAGTGCCAGCGCACGCTGGGGAATCGTGCGGGCGAGCGTCGACTATCTGTGGGTGGAGGCGCAGCAGGATGTCGCAGATTTCGAGTTGCCCAGCGACAGCTATGAAGACCTGCGGGCCTATCTCGGTGCCGATCTGAGCGCCGGAGGCGTTGCTTTCACGGTATTCCTGCAGGGCCGCAATCTGACCGACGACGAACAGCGCCAGCATTCATCATTCATCAAGGATTCAGCACCCCAGCCGGGTCGTACGCTCGAAGCGGGGATACGGGCGAGCTTCTAA
- the bamC gene encoding outer membrane protein assembly factor BamC, whose protein sequence is MRNLAIVAAMLSGLSACSWFNDDKGFFVNRGDDYITTTENHDLVVPSDLNSAKVADPFPVPRIPNQVNAEFYPDQPPQPDAIYASDNRDEVRIQRLGERRWLAVPEAPTTVWPKVKQFLAENGVGIAAEVSSQGRIDTEWLEISDRQYRDIIRSILRDDRSDASISEGRDRLLIRVEPGLRELTSEIHLRYENDGLAPPRYGVIDLNEMQSLVPEVEVDMLNEIGAYIAARVSEQTISMVAQEIKGGIKSELGRDASGEPALNLRLDQERAWATIGQALSRAEVEVISLDEDTGIYEVSIPDKALTGEQRGWLAGLFGGGKKKYELQLHLARTSDTIFQVTVQDDKARPLDREFSQQVLSMLREFSS, encoded by the coding sequence ATGAGAAACCTGGCAATAGTGGCAGCGATGCTGTCTGGTCTCAGCGCCTGCAGCTGGTTCAACGACGACAAAGGCTTTTTCGTGAATCGCGGCGACGACTACATCACCACAACCGAAAACCATGATCTGGTGGTGCCTTCCGATCTGAACAGCGCAAAGGTCGCCGATCCCTTCCCGGTACCGCGTATACCCAACCAGGTAAATGCCGAGTTCTATCCCGATCAACCGCCGCAACCGGACGCGATCTATGCCAGCGATAACCGGGACGAAGTGCGCATCCAGCGTCTGGGTGAGCGGCGCTGGCTGGCAGTACCGGAAGCACCCACCACAGTGTGGCCGAAAGTGAAACAGTTTCTGGCGGAGAACGGGGTAGGTATCGCGGCGGAAGTTTCGAGTCAGGGCAGGATCGACACCGAATGGCTCGAAATCAGCGATCGACAGTACCGGGACATCATCCGCAGCATACTGCGCGATGATCGCAGCGACGCCAGCATCAGCGAGGGTCGCGATCGACTGCTCATCCGGGTCGAGCCCGGTCTGCGGGAGCTGACGTCGGAAATCCACCTGCGCTATGAAAACGATGGTCTTGCACCGCCGCGGTATGGGGTGATCGATCTCAATGAGATGCAATCCCTGGTGCCGGAGGTCGAAGTCGACATGCTCAACGAGATCGGCGCCTATATCGCCGCGCGGGTATCCGAGCAGACCATCTCGATGGTGGCCCAGGAGATTAAAGGCGGCATCAAATCTGAACTCGGGCGGGATGCCAGTGGTGAGCCTGCGTTGAATCTCCGCCTCGATCAGGAACGGGCCTGGGCGACAATCGGCCAGGCGCTCTCACGGGCGGAAGTCGAAGTGATCAGTCTCGACGAAGACACAGGCATCTACGAAGTCAGTATTCCCGATAAGGCACTGACCGGCGAGCAGCGCGGCTGGCTGGCCGGCCTGTTCGGTGGCGGGAAGAAGAAGTATGAACTGCAGCTGCACCTGGCCAGGACATCCGATACCATTTTCCAGGTGACGGTACAGGACGACAAAGCCAGGCCACTGGACCGGGAATTCAGTCAGCAGGTGCTCAGCATGCTGCGCGAGTTCTCCAGCTGA